The proteins below come from a single Papaver somniferum cultivar HN1 chromosome 11, ASM357369v1, whole genome shotgun sequence genomic window:
- the LOC113323291 gene encoding DNA repair protein RAD51 homolog 2-like isoform X1, whose protein sequence is MANKVISQMGLPKSIANIFAARNILTSKDALSLTEFDLMELLDVGMSDVNSAVTHISEMTCPPYQTAFSLMEERVQNEYLAGHLPTRLKGLDEALCGGVPFGALTELVGPAGIGKTQFCMKLALLAALPTACGGLNGRAIYIDVESKFSSRRLIEIGAESFPEVFQLERMAQEMAGRILVLRPTSFTEFTESLQQVKLSILQNQIKLLIIDSMAGFVSGENDRDVKAPKQHSLGWHISFIKSLAEFSRIPIIVTNQVRSQNCDELVQYPFQAENKHEIVKDPERLNSHLVAALGIHWAHAVTIRLVLESDSGQRYIKVAKSPISPPLAFPFIITSSGISLISDNGIEVKGPEIHSIHCQGFDDFLTSVGPSYNG, encoded by the exons ATGGCGAACAAGGTGATCTCTCAAATGGGTCTACCAAAATCAATAGCTAACATTTTTGCAGCTCGTAATATCTTAACATCCAAG GATGCTTTGTCATTAACTGAATTCGATTTGATGGAATTGTTAGATGTGGGTATGAGTGATGTTAATTCCGCGGTAACACACATTAGTGAAATGACATGTCCACCATATCAGACT GCTTTTTCGTTGATGGAGGAACGCGTCCAAAATGAGTACTTGGCTGGTCATTTACCCACACGGTTAAAAGGGTTAGATGAAGCCTTGTGTGGTGGAGTACCATTTGGTGCTTTGACCGAACTTGTTGGCCCTGCTGGGATTGGCAAAACACAG TTCTGTATGAAGCTAGCGTTATTGGCTGCTCTACCAACAGCTTGTGGTGGTTTAAATGGCCGAGCAATATATATTGACGTGGAGTCAAAGTTTAGTTCAAGAAG ATTGATAGAGATTGGAGCAGAAAGTTTCCCAGAAGTCTTTCAATTGGAAAGAATGGCACAGGAG ATGGCTGGCAGGATACTTGTTTTACGACCTACATCATTCACTGAGTTCACTGAGAG CTTGCAGCAAGTCAAGCTGTCGATTCTCCAAAATCAGATTAAGTTGCTCATTATTGATAGCATGGCTGGCTTTGTTTCAGG TGAAAATGACAGAGATGTGAAAGCTCCTAAGCAGCATTCCCTAGGTTGGCACATTTCCTTCATCAA GTCACTAGCAGAGTTCTCACGGATTCCTATTATTGTGACCAACCAAGTGCGATCCCAGAACTGTGATGAATTAGTCCAGTATCCTTTCCAAG CGGAGAACAAGCATGAAATCGTGAAAGATCCCGAGAGGCTTAATTCCCACCTTGTTGCTGCGCTTGGGATTCACTGGGCCCATGCGGTGACCATTCGTTTAGTGCTTGAATCTGATTCAG GTCAGAGATATATTAAGGTGGCAAAGTCTCCCATTTCTCCACCTCTTGCATTTCCATTTATCATCACCTCATCGGGAATTTCCTTAATAAGCGATAATGGTATAGAAGTGAAAGGACCAGAGATACACTCAATTCATTGTCAAG GCTTTGATGACTTTTTAACATCAGTTGGCCCAAGTTACAACGGTTAA
- the LOC113323291 gene encoding DNA repair protein RAD51 homolog 2-like isoform X2, giving the protein MEERVQNEYLAGHLPTRLKGLDEALCGGVPFGALTELVGPAGIGKTQFCMKLALLAALPTACGGLNGRAIYIDVESKFSSRRLIEIGAESFPEVFQLERMAQEMAGRILVLRPTSFTEFTESLQQVKLSILQNQIKLLIIDSMAGFVSGENDRDVKAPKQHSLGWHISFIKSLAEFSRIPIIVTNQVRSQNCDELVQYPFQAENKHEIVKDPERLNSHLVAALGIHWAHAVTIRLVLESDSGQRYIKVAKSPISPPLAFPFIITSSGISLISDNGIEVKGPEIHSIHCQGFDDFLTSVGPSYNG; this is encoded by the exons ATGGAGGAACGCGTCCAAAATGAGTACTTGGCTGGTCATTTACCCACACGGTTAAAAGGGTTAGATGAAGCCTTGTGTGGTGGAGTACCATTTGGTGCTTTGACCGAACTTGTTGGCCCTGCTGGGATTGGCAAAACACAG TTCTGTATGAAGCTAGCGTTATTGGCTGCTCTACCAACAGCTTGTGGTGGTTTAAATGGCCGAGCAATATATATTGACGTGGAGTCAAAGTTTAGTTCAAGAAG ATTGATAGAGATTGGAGCAGAAAGTTTCCCAGAAGTCTTTCAATTGGAAAGAATGGCACAGGAG ATGGCTGGCAGGATACTTGTTTTACGACCTACATCATTCACTGAGTTCACTGAGAG CTTGCAGCAAGTCAAGCTGTCGATTCTCCAAAATCAGATTAAGTTGCTCATTATTGATAGCATGGCTGGCTTTGTTTCAGG TGAAAATGACAGAGATGTGAAAGCTCCTAAGCAGCATTCCCTAGGTTGGCACATTTCCTTCATCAA GTCACTAGCAGAGTTCTCACGGATTCCTATTATTGTGACCAACCAAGTGCGATCCCAGAACTGTGATGAATTAGTCCAGTATCCTTTCCAAG CGGAGAACAAGCATGAAATCGTGAAAGATCCCGAGAGGCTTAATTCCCACCTTGTTGCTGCGCTTGGGATTCACTGGGCCCATGCGGTGACCATTCGTTTAGTGCTTGAATCTGATTCAG GTCAGAGATATATTAAGGTGGCAAAGTCTCCCATTTCTCCACCTCTTGCATTTCCATTTATCATCACCTCATCGGGAATTTCCTTAATAAGCGATAATGGTATAGAAGTGAAAGGACCAGAGATACACTCAATTCATTGTCAAG GCTTTGATGACTTTTTAACATCAGTTGGCCCAAGTTACAACGGTTAA